The following are encoded in a window of Salmo trutta chromosome 27, fSalTru1.1, whole genome shotgun sequence genomic DNA:
- the LOC115164642 gene encoding 5'-AMP-activated protein kinase subunit beta-1 codes for MGNNSSSGERASAGQGERPYQRDDGQGAKDGALPKILMDSTDDADLFNPREAKNAPQEIQEFLAWQRDLESDSKCPSQAKPTVFRWTGAGKEIFVSGSFNNWTTKIPLNKSQNNFAAVVDLPEGEHQYKFCVDGQWTLDPTGAVLTTKTGTVNNVIQVKRTDFEVFDALMIDSQECADMSDLSSSPPGPYQQDPYLTKTSDKLKNPPILPPHLLQVLLNKDTGVSCDPALLPEPNHVMLNHLYALSIKDGVMVLSATHRYKKKYVTTLLYKPI; via the exons ATgggcaacaacagcagcagtggTGAGCGGGCCAGTGCAGGTCAGGGTGAGAGGCCCTATCAGCGTGATGATGGACAAGGTGCCAAGGATGGTGCACTGCCCAAGATTCTCATGGACAGCACAGATGATGCTGACCTGTTTAACCCCCGAGAGGCTAAAAAC GCTCCTCAGGAGATCCAGGAGTTTCTAGCCTGGCAGCGGGACCTTGAGAGTGACAGTAAATGTCCCAGTCAGGCCAAGCCCACTGTGTTCCGTTGGACAGGCGCTGGCAAAGAGATCTTTGTGTCTGGATCATTCAACAACTGGACCACCAAGATTCCCCTCAACAAAAG CCAGAACAACTTTGCAGCGGTTGTGGACTTGCCTGAGGGAGAGCACCAGTATAAGTTCTGTGTAGATGGACAGTGGACCCTCGACCCGACAGGG GCTGTGTTGACGACCAAAACTGGCACTGTCAATAATGTCATTCAGGTGAAGAGGACTGACTTTGAGGTGTTTGATGCCCTCATGATTGATTCTCAGGAATGTGCAGACATGTCAG ACCTCTCGAGTTCCCCTCCGGGACCCTACCAGCAGGACCCATACTTAACCAAGACGAGCGACAAGCTCAAGAACCCCCCCATCCTGCCACCACACTTGCTGCAAGTCCTACTCAATAAGGACACTGGCGTGTCT TGTGACCCAGCCCTTCTTCCAGAGCCCAACCATGTGATGCTCAACCATCTCTATGCCCTCTCCATCAAG GATGGGGTGATGGTTCTTAGCGCAACGCACCGGTACAAAAAGAAGTATGTGACCACACTTCTGTACAAGCCGATCTAA